A single region of the Streptomyces sp. NBC_01262 genome encodes:
- a CDS encoding glycoside hydrolase family 76 protein, producing the protein MSLRSADIVVRSRLLGFLLTAALAFVALVPTATPASAATQVCVLACDTLDPSQARQETFPVPNKDLNGRRLELHVSDADDMAWASIDTGVTGDSVWLDRSWDGGATWEGLLGKASIPGSWTGTRTLMYNITDPRNHRRGLVRACGDAAGVGCTNWAYPTVCDTLCDGANASQASGDDQPVPSTTLYGRTIRLHVDQKNSMAWASIDTGGAGDEIWLDRSWDGGSTWPDGSSLGRTSTPSGATTTRTAMYATRDPRGLLYGGAVRACGREASHNEGSCTAWVRPAPTRARAAADALMSSYDPYNGWWPSSWWNSAATLTSLIDFARTTGTHGYDWVIARTFDQNKGVFAAGVRSSDAIEGHFISRSIDDSGWWAIAWLDAYDYTGDSRYLSEAVTIANYVQQYWDTGTCGGGVWWDRERTYKNAVTNGQYLWLTTALHQRIPGDTLWLQRARTSAAWYKASGMINSSGLVNDGLTSACANNGSTVWSYNQGLAIGAFTELWRTTGDSSLLTTARTLADAAISSPTLTVAGVLTESCDIGSASCDDNQKQFKGIFMRNFTDLAKATGSSTYQSYVQKQADTLWAQDRTSLNALGERWAGTSPNQTDWRTQAGALGALTAAAG; encoded by the coding sequence GTGTCCTTACGAAGCGCCGACATCGTTGTCAGATCACGGCTCCTCGGCTTCCTGCTGACGGCCGCTCTCGCGTTCGTGGCCCTGGTCCCGACCGCGACGCCCGCGTCCGCCGCCACCCAGGTGTGCGTACTGGCCTGTGACACGCTGGACCCCTCACAGGCACGACAGGAAACGTTTCCAGTACCGAACAAGGACCTCAACGGCCGTCGCCTCGAACTGCACGTGTCCGACGCGGACGACATGGCCTGGGCCAGCATCGACACCGGCGTGACCGGCGACTCGGTGTGGCTGGACCGCTCCTGGGACGGCGGCGCCACCTGGGAGGGACTGCTCGGCAAGGCGAGCATCCCGGGCTCCTGGACCGGCACCAGGACGCTGATGTACAACATCACCGACCCCCGCAACCACCGACGCGGGCTCGTACGGGCCTGCGGCGACGCCGCCGGCGTCGGCTGCACGAACTGGGCCTACCCCACCGTCTGCGACACCCTCTGCGACGGCGCCAACGCCTCCCAGGCGTCCGGCGACGACCAGCCGGTGCCGTCGACCACCCTGTACGGCCGCACGATCCGGCTGCACGTCGACCAGAAGAACTCCATGGCCTGGGCGAGCATCGACACCGGCGGCGCCGGCGACGAGATCTGGCTCGACCGCTCCTGGGACGGCGGCTCGACCTGGCCGGACGGCTCCTCCCTCGGCCGCACCAGCACCCCGTCCGGGGCCACCACCACCCGTACCGCGATGTACGCCACCCGCGACCCGCGCGGCCTCCTCTACGGCGGCGCGGTCCGCGCCTGCGGCCGGGAGGCAAGCCACAACGAGGGCAGCTGCACCGCGTGGGTCAGGCCCGCGCCGACCAGAGCGCGCGCGGCGGCCGACGCGCTCATGTCCTCGTACGACCCGTACAACGGCTGGTGGCCCAGCAGTTGGTGGAACTCCGCCGCGACCCTCACCTCCCTCATCGACTTCGCCAGGACCACCGGCACACACGGCTACGACTGGGTCATCGCGCGCACCTTCGACCAGAACAAGGGCGTCTTCGCCGCCGGCGTGCGCAGTTCGGACGCGATCGAGGGCCACTTCATCAGCCGTTCCATCGACGACTCGGGCTGGTGGGCCATCGCCTGGCTGGACGCGTACGACTACACCGGTGACTCCCGCTACCTCAGCGAGGCCGTCACCATCGCGAACTACGTCCAGCAGTACTGGGATACCGGCACCTGCGGCGGTGGCGTGTGGTGGGACCGCGAGCGCACCTACAAGAACGCCGTGACGAACGGCCAGTACCTCTGGCTGACCACCGCGCTGCACCAGCGCATCCCGGGCGACACGCTGTGGCTCCAGCGGGCCAGGACATCCGCCGCCTGGTACAAGGCCAGCGGGATGATCAACTCCTCGGGGCTGGTGAACGACGGGCTGACCTCGGCCTGTGCCAACAACGGCAGCACCGTGTGGAGTTACAACCAAGGCCTGGCCATCGGCGCCTTCACCGAACTGTGGAGGACCACCGGGGACAGCTCGCTGCTGACCACCGCGCGCACCCTGGCGGACGCCGCGATCAGCAGCCCGACGCTGACCGTCGCCGGAGTGCTCACCGAGTCCTGCGACATCGGCTCGGCGTCCTGCGACGACAACCAGAAGCAGTTCAAGGGCATCTTCATGCGGAACTTCACCGACCTGGCGAAGGCCACCGGCTCCAGCACCTACCAGAGTTACGTCCAGAAGCAGGCCGACACCCTGTGGGCGCAGGACCGCACCTCCCTCAACGCCCTCGGTGAACGCTGGGCCGGCACCAGCCCCAACCAGACCGACTGGCGTACCCAGGCCGGCGCGCTCGGAGCGCTCACCGCCGCGGCGGGCTGA